In Pelosinus sp. UFO1, one genomic interval encodes:
- a CDS encoding cytochrome c biogenesis CcdA family protein, whose product MDQNHVTLLTAFIAGILSFLSPCVIPVLPTYTAFLTGAGRQETGVGSKEGDNWHFLLHASCFFCGFILVFVVMGATASYFGQVFLAYQQIIRQVGAFFMVLMGMHLLGVLKVNWLEREYRPLLTNTLQGPIGAFILGVAFTAGWTPCTGPILASILLYASVNTSLKEGALLLFVYAMGFSVPFLLVSVLIKNYFYKMGKIVRWLPLLQRIAGGVLLIIGVILYFDLMQRVFGFIWG is encoded by the coding sequence ATGGACCAAAATCATGTTACCTTACTCACTGCATTTATCGCAGGCATTCTTTCCTTTTTATCACCATGTGTAATACCTGTTTTGCCTACCTATACCGCCTTTTTAACTGGTGCAGGTAGGCAGGAAACAGGGGTGGGAAGCAAGGAAGGAGATAATTGGCATTTTCTTTTACATGCCAGTTGCTTTTTTTGCGGATTTATTTTAGTCTTTGTTGTGATGGGTGCGACTGCTTCTTATTTTGGACAAGTTTTTCTTGCTTATCAGCAAATAATTCGTCAAGTAGGTGCCTTTTTTATGGTACTTATGGGAATGCATTTGCTAGGAGTTTTAAAAGTAAATTGGTTGGAACGAGAATACCGACCCTTATTAACGAATACATTGCAAGGGCCGATTGGTGCGTTTATTTTGGGAGTAGCTTTCACTGCAGGATGGACTCCTTGTACAGGGCCTATCCTAGCCTCGATTTTGTTGTATGCCAGTGTGAATACTAGTCTTAAAGAAGGAGCACTGCTCTTGTTTGTCTATGCAATGGGATTTTCAGTGCCGTTTTTATTAGTATCTGTATTAATTAAGAACTACTTTTATAAAATGGGAAAGATAGTTAGGTGGCTGCCCTTACTGCAGCGTATAGCAGGAGGTGTATTACTTATTATCGGTGTAATTTTGTATTTTGATTTAATGCAGAGGGTGTTTGGCTTTATCTGGGGATAA
- a CDS encoding TlpA disulfide reductase family protein: protein MGRKLFAVIVGITLVVAGFLYVKNSEPEAQKPQASPDIGARVGKNSPVFTLASLAGDKVTVGQPGKITVLNFWATWCPPCQEEMPELDLFAKKNQQKINFYAINLQESNGKVSEFMNKSKYTMPVLLDKDGIVAKQFQVAAIPTTIIIDKTGIIKHRQSGAMTMNELDGIINSM from the coding sequence GTGGGTAGAAAACTTTTCGCAGTTATAGTAGGAATTACTCTAGTAGTTGCAGGATTCTTATATGTAAAAAACTCTGAACCAGAGGCTCAAAAGCCACAGGCATCCCCTGATATTGGCGCAAGGGTGGGGAAAAACTCTCCAGTATTTACTCTTGCTAGCTTGGCAGGTGATAAGGTTACGGTAGGGCAACCTGGCAAAATTACGGTACTTAACTTTTGGGCAACATGGTGCCCACCTTGTCAGGAAGAAATGCCCGAGTTAGATCTGTTTGCCAAGAAAAATCAGCAGAAAATAAATTTTTATGCAATCAATCTGCAAGAGTCTAATGGAAAAGTAAGTGAATTCATGAATAAAAGTAAGTACACTATGCCTGTCTTATTAGATAAAGATGGTATTGTGGCCAAACAATTTCAAGTTGCTGCGATCCCTACTACGATTATTATTGATAAAACCGGAATTATAAAGCATCGGCAGTCAGGTGCTATGACCATGAATGAATTAGACGGTATCATAAACAGTATGTAG